The window TAGTTCGACGAGGTGCCGGGCGGCCAGATATCCGGCTTTGAAATTATCGAGCTTGACCGTGGGGGAGAGTTCCGAATCAAGGGCCCGGTCGAGGACTACGTAGGGAACTGATTCCAGGTGAATGCTTTTAAACAAGGAACTCTCGTCGGAGACACGGGAAAAAATGATCCCTTCGACCTGATGCTGGAAAAGAATATCGAGATAAACCTTCTCCCTCTCCGGGTCGTCACCGGTATTGCAGAGGATGACATTGTAACCCCGGCGGGAGGCGCTTTCTTCGACATATTTGGCCAGGCGGGAAAAAATGGGGTTTTCGATATTCGGAACCAGGAACCCGATCAACTTGGATTTCTGACTACGCAAACTTCGGGCCAGGAGGTTCGGTTTATAATTAAGTTGTTCGACCGCCTTCCAAACCCGTTCACGGATCAATGGCGTCACTGAGTTGCTTTTGTTTATAACCCGGGAAACCGTCGTCGGGGAAACTTTAGCTAAGTGGGCAACGTCTTTGATGGAGGTCATATCCACCACCTGGAATCGTTTCTGTTAACGATAACACAAGATGCGTAGGGCGTCAATCCACCAAATCAGCAGTATTCTTGACATCAAAATATGATTATGCTATTATTTGAGAAATCGTTTTCAAAGCCACGGATCACCGGAATATCGAGAGATCCGGGAGACCCAATAGTTTCACCCGGCTTCGCCGTGAAGTGTTGTCCTGGGTTTTTACGCACGTAACCTCTACATATGTGCCAAGTCGTAGTTCATTACGTCATTCTCGGCCACTGAAAAAAATCAAAGAGAATCGGTGGGATGGCAATAACTGTGATTAGTTAGCCCAGATTCTTTGTGTCCATCAGGAAACAGGACGTTGGTATGGTTTTCCCGGAGACGGGGTATAAATATCTGAATCATGCTGTAGGAGCGATCTTTTTTCCAATCTGAAAAGAGGTGTGATACGGATAATGGCTAATGCGGAGGCGATACTGAATAAAGCGTTGAGTCAGGGTAGGGGTGTTTTTCGACTGGCCCCCGCCTGGGTCCCCCGGGCATTTTGTGTTCCGGGAAAGCGGCTGAAACTTCACCCCGATGATTACTTTGCCTTCGGCGGGCACCGGGGCGGCATCGACGAAAGGTGGTTCGCTTCGACCACCCGGGCGGATAACGGACCGGAGACCCTACCCGACGAAGGGATGAGCTATGTCGCTTTCCGGGATGGTTCTGTTCTGGAAAAGGTTTTACTCAAAGAAGCGGTAGACCTGTTGGGCAACGACATCTTGGGCAAAGAAGTCATGGCTGCACACGGCGGCTGGACTATGTACAGCAAATTTTTCGACAACATGGAACCTCTTCCTCACCATCTCCATCAGGATGACGAAGGAGCGAAGGCGGTCGGCAGGCTGGGGAAACCGGAAGGGTATTTTTTCCCTAAACAACTGAACAATCACGGAGGGTGGTTCCCCTACACCTTCTTCGGACTCAATCCCGGAACCACTCGAGACCAGGTAATTCAGTGCCTGAAAGACTGGGTCAAGGGGGATAACGGGATTCTTTACCTGTCCCGGGCATACAAATTGAAACCGGGAACCGGCTGGGACGTACCACCTGGCATTCTCCACGCGCCGGGGTCTCTCTTAACCTATGAGCCGCAGAGAAGTTCTGATGTTTTCGCGATGTTCCAGTCCTTGGTTTGGGAGCAGTACACACCTTGGGACCTCTTGGTCAAGGATGTTCCGGAAGCGCACAAACACGATCTCGACTATATTGTCGACCTAATCGATTGGGACCGGAACCTGGATCCGGATTTTTACACTCACCGCTTTCTCGCGCCTCTTCCACTGAAGCCGGTTGAGGAGATGCGGAGCCAGGGATACGAGGAATACCGGATTGTCTATAATTCAGAATATTTCGGGGCCACGGAGTTGACCGTCCACCCCGGACGGACGGTGTCAATACGTGACACTGCCGCCTATGGAGCGATTGTCATCCAGGGGCAGGGAACCATGAACGGACTTTCGGTCGAATCCCCGGCCTTGCTCCGTTTTGGCCAGATGAGCGCAGACGAGGTTTTCGTAGCGGTGAGTGCCGCCCGGGAGGGCGTAACGATCACCAATACGAGCGAAACCGATAACCTGGTCATGCTCAGGCATTTTGGTCCCCGGGCGTGATGCAGGACGGATTGGTTGGCTGAATCGGCGAAGACGGTTCATGTGGCTATGAATGACCATCCTGTTTGAGTGGGTATCGAAGGGGACTTGAGTTTCCGGAACCTCTTACTCGGTCACTGGATAGGACACTTACGAACTTGAACGGTTAAACCGGATGCTTGACGGTTTAGAGCGATACAATGGGACCCGGACTATCCGTTTTTTATGATCAGGTCTTGGGAGTCAAGAGGAAATGAACACGCTCAGTAATCCTATTTTGGAGTTCAAGCAGGTCACGAAGCGCTTCCCCGGGGTGCTGGCCCTCAATGATGTATCCTTTTCCATCCGGCGGGGAGAAGTGCATGCCCTGGTGGGAGAAAACGGTGCGGGGAAATCGACCCTGATTAAGATCGTCACCGGAGTGTTTTCCAAGACGTCCGGGGAAATCGACTTTGAAGGAGAACCCATCGCCTATCGAACTCCGCACGAAGCCCTCAAAAGTGGCATTGCTGCGATCTACCAGGAATTCAATCTGATTCCCGGCCTGACCGTCGCGGAAAATATCTTCATGGGACACCACCCTCTCAACCAGCGGAAACTGATCGATTGGGGAAAAATCCAGGAAGAATCCCAGAAGCTCCTGGATTTCCTGAATATTGATATCAAGCCGGACGCCCGGGTGAAAAGTCTGGGGGTGGCCAAGAAGCAGGTGGTGGAGATCGCCAAGGCTCTTTCCCTCAAGGCCCGGGTCTTGATCATGGACGAGCCGACCGCTACTCTGGCCCAGCGGGAAATCGAAACCCTCTTTCGGATTATACGCACGCTGCGGAAGGAGGGGGTGACCATTATCTATATTTCTCACCGGCTGGAGGAAATCTTCGAGGTTTGCGATCGGGTGAGCGTCCTGCGGGACGGAAAATACGTCGCCACCAATCCGGTCAGCGATATCCGGGTGGGGAGCCTGATCCAGATGATGGTCGGAAAAGAGTTGGTGGAACAATATCCCAAGGCCGAACATCCAATCGGGGAGGAGGTGCTCCGGGTCGAGGATCTCAGCCGCAAGGGGGTCATCAGGAATGTAAGTTTCTCGGTGCGACGAGGGGAAATTGTTGGTATTGCCGGGATGGTCGGTTCTGGCCGTACGGAAGTTTTGAGGGCGATTTTCGGATTGGATAAGCTCGATTCAGGAAAGGTGTTTATCCGGAGTGGGGAAATCCGAATCACCACCCCACGGGATTCCATCGAGCGAGGCATCGCCCTTCTGCCCGAGGAGCGAAAAACCCAGGGACTGGTCCTGCTCCTTTCGGTCCTTGACAATCTGGGTCTTCCGAATCTCAGACGGATGGCCTTGCGGGGATTCATCAACGATACCAAGCTCAACACCGTGGCGAACGAAATGGTCAAGGCCATGAACATCAAGACTCCAACCCTTGCTCAACGAGTGATGCATCTCTCCGGCGGGAACCAACAAAAGGTGGTTTTGGGGAAGTGGTTTGCCCGGGAAAGCGATGTGTACCTGTTTGACGAGCCGACGCGGGGCATCGATGTTGGCGCCAAGCGGGAGATTTTTTTGCTGATGGGAAAACTTCTGGAGAGAGGAGCGGGGATTGTCATGGTCTCCTCGGAGCTTTCCGAGATCCTGGGCATGAGCGATCGGGTGCTGGTCATGCGGGAGGGGGAAATCTCCGGAGAGTTGTCCCGCCAGGAAATGACCAAGGAGGCGGTGTTGAAACTGGCGCTGGGGGTAGAAAAAAATAATGTCAAAAGCCGTTGAAAGTTTGGGAAAAAAAAGGGGTCTTCTACATTCGTTTTTTGTGTTTTGGGACAAAGTCGGCATTCTTCTTGTCTTTTTTCTGATTTGTGTGATTTTCGGTATTCTCGCCCCCCGCTTCTTTCATCCCCTGAATATACTGAACGTGGTTCGCCAGGTGTCTATCACTGGGGTGATTGCCGTCGGAATGACCTTTGTCATTCTGCTCGGGCTCATCGACCTGTCGGTCGGTTCCATCGTGGCCTTCACCGGTATGATTGCCGCCGGCTTCCAGGTGAACTGGGGAGGGAACTTCTTTTTGAGTATCATGGTTCCCCTTTTGATCGGAACCGGGATCGGATTTTTTAACGGCTACATCTCCACCAAGGGAAGAATTCATCCTTTTATCATATCTTTGGGGAGCATGAGTATTTTCCGGGGATTGACGCTTTTAGTCGCCCGGGGTAGACCGATCTCGGGAATGAGTCCAGAATTTCGCTTTATCGGCGCCGGAATGGTTGGAGACGTTCCCTTTCCGGTGGTCTTGTTCATCGGGACGGTGATCCTCGCCGGGATTGTGTTGAAAAAAACGGTGTTCGGGCGCTATATCTACGCTATTGGAGGAAATTCGGAAGCAGCCCTGTTATCAGGCATTATGGTTGATAAGATCAAAATTC is drawn from Atribacteraceae bacterium and contains these coding sequences:
- a CDS encoding sugar ABC transporter ATP-binding protein — encoded protein: MNTLSNPILEFKQVTKRFPGVLALNDVSFSIRRGEVHALVGENGAGKSTLIKIVTGVFSKTSGEIDFEGEPIAYRTPHEALKSGIAAIYQEFNLIPGLTVAENIFMGHHPLNQRKLIDWGKIQEESQKLLDFLNIDIKPDARVKSLGVAKKQVVEIAKALSLKARVLIMDEPTATLAQREIETLFRIIRTLRKEGVTIIYISHRLEEIFEVCDRVSVLRDGKYVATNPVSDIRVGSLIQMMVGKELVEQYPKAEHPIGEEVLRVEDLSRKGVIRNVSFSVRRGEIVGIAGMVGSGRTEVLRAIFGLDKLDSGKVFIRSGEIRITTPRDSIERGIALLPEERKTQGLVLLLSVLDNLGLPNLRRMALRGFINDTKLNTVANEMVKAMNIKTPTLAQRVMHLSGGNQQKVVLGKWFARESDVYLFDEPTRGIDVGAKREIFLLMGKLLERGAGIVMVSSELSEILGMSDRVLVMREGEISGELSRQEMTKEAVLKLALGVEKNNVKSR
- a CDS encoding LacI family DNA-binding transcriptional regulator; the encoded protein is MTSIKDVAHLAKVSPTTVSRVINKSNSVTPLIRERVWKAVEQLNYKPNLLARSLRSQKSKLIGFLVPNIENPIFSRLAKYVEESASRRGYNVILCNTGDDPEREKVYLDILFQHQVEGIIFSRVSDESSLFKSIHLESVPYVVLDRALDSELSPTVKLDNFKAGYLAARHLVELGHQRIACISGPQKIKLCRERLAGYQHALLEAKILFPETFMVEGDFKIEGGYTQGLSLLSKPFSDRPSAILCMNDLTAFGVMQAAREKGVTIPGHLSLTGIDDSPMSKIVYPPLTTVAQPFDRIAREGVEMMIKQIKGVKLRKKLIVIEPQLIIRSSTAPPTGNITEPFLYS
- a CDS encoding ABC transporter permease; its protein translation is MSKAVESLGKKRGLLHSFFVFWDKVGILLVFFLICVIFGILAPRFFHPLNILNVVRQVSITGVIAVGMTFVILLGLIDLSVGSIVAFTGMIAAGFQVNWGGNFFLSIMVPLLIGTGIGFFNGYISTKGRIHPFIISLGSMSIFRGLTLLVARGRPISGMSPEFRFIGAGMVGDVPFPVVLFIGTVILAGIVLKKTVFGRYIYAIGGNSEAALLSGIMVDKIKILAFCVLGFLAGSSGLILTSRLNSAEMLAGTGYELDVISAVIIGGTSLMGGEGGVYGTLVGALLMGVVANGLNLLGVQPFWQMIVRGAILILALLMDQLKRRFLAA